From the genome of Bartonella sp. M0283:
TTCTTCATGCCGACCATGAACAGAATGCTTCGACATCAACTGTTCGTCTAGCCGGTTCTTCGGGTGCCAACCCGTTTGCTTGTATTGCTGCCGGCGTCGCCTGCCTGTGGGGTCCTGCTCACGGCGGTGCTAATGAAGCCTGCTTGAAAATGCTTCAGGAAATTGGTTCGGTTGATAGAATTCCTGACTTTATCGCACGCGCCAAGGATAAAAACGATCCTTTCCGCCTGATGGGATTTGGTCACCGCGTCTATAAAAATTACGACCCGCGTGCAAAAATCATGCAAAAGACATGTCATGAAGTTTTGACTGAACTTGGTATCAAGGATGATCCGCTTCTCGACATCGCTATGGAACTCGAACATATTGCTCTTAATGATGAATATTTCATCGAGAAGAAGCTTTATCCGAATGTTGATTTCTATTCCGGCATTACATTGAAAGCTCTCGGATTCCCGACCGATATGTTCACGGTTCTGTTTGCCTTGGCACGTTGTGTTGGTTGGGTTGCACAATGGAAAGAAATGATCGAAGATCCTGCACAGAAGATCGGCCGTCCGCGTCAACTCTATACCGGTGCTGCACGGCGTGACTATGTTCCTATCGACAAACGGAAATAATTTGCTTCGGAAATATTCAATTTTCAGAAAGATAAAAATTATAACCCCGCCACAACATTTTGTGACGGGGTTATTTTTAATTCAAACATTACGTTAGAGACCAAGATAGCGTCGTTAAAAAAGTTGGCTATTTAGTGTCTTCGGCGAATCCCATAAATTCACTCAACTCTACTAACCGACATTCGCCGCCGGTCACACGCCGGTCACAACCGGCATAAGACGCATCTTCAGCCGGTTGCCTGCATTCGCGTAGCGTTAGCGACTGCCCATATAGTCTGGTTGGGCAATGGCATGATTTAACGCACTTTATTGGGCAGTATATCCGCCATCAATAACCAATTCCGAACCGGTGACAAAACCGGATTCATCGGAAGCAAGATAAAGAATACCGTAAGCAATATCGTCCGGTACTCCTAATTTTCCAATCGGGTGGAGAGCTGTTAACTCTGCTTTTCTTTCCTCGACATTGCCGCTGTCTATGGCATTTTGTTCAACCATCGGTGTCCAGATATAGCCAGGATGGACGGAATTGACGCGAATTCCATAACCCGATTTTGCGCAATGCAATGCAGCAGATTTCGTGAAAAGGCGAACCCCGCCCTTACTTGCGTTATAGGCAGCAAGCGTTGGATCCCCAACCAAGCCTTCGATCGACGACAAATTGATAATCGAACCGCTCTTTTGATTTTTCATCACACGTATCGCTTCGCGTGTTCCAAGAAAAACCGCATCAAGGTTGATTGATAGCAGAAAGCGCCATTTTTCCAAAGTTTCGTCTTCA
Proteins encoded in this window:
- a CDS encoding glucose 1-dehydrogenase; the protein is MRVKDKVAIVTGGAKGLGEATSRLLAKEGAKVVLTDLDEVQGKKVEAEINKSGGTAKYMKHDVSKEDQWKKVVDDTVSLFGRLDILVNNAGVGHSASAEDETLEKWRFLLSINLDAVFLGTREAIRVMKNQKSGSIINLSSIEGLVGDPTLAAYNASKGGVRLFTKSAALHCAKSGYGIRVNSVHPGYIWTPMVEQNAIDSGNVEERKAELTALHPIGKLGVPDDIAYGILYLASDESGFVTGSELVIDGGYTAQ